A genomic segment from Cuculus canorus isolate bCucCan1 chromosome 18, bCucCan1.pri, whole genome shotgun sequence encodes:
- the UNK gene encoding RING finger protein unkempt homolog isoform X4, with translation MSKGPAAGGSAAAGPAGAASALQAQPEKPQHYTYLKEFRTEQCPLFVQHKCTQHRPYTCFHWHFVNQRRRRSIRRRDGTFNYSPDIYCTKYDETTGICPEGDECPFLHRTTGDTERRYHLRYYKTGICIHETDSKGNCTKNGVHCAFAHGPHDLRSPVYDIRELQAMEALQNGQTTSEGGIEGQSAVAASHAMIEKILSEEPRWQDTTYVLGNYKTEQCKKPPRLCRQGYACPYYHNSKDRRRSPRKHKYRSSPCPSVKHGDEWGDPSKCENGDSCQYCHTRTEQQFHPEIYKSTKCNDMQQSGSCPRGPFCAFAHVEQPALSEDLQQPSAVSSPTQTGPVMYMPSAAGDSVPVSPSSPHAPDLSNVWNKSGTLPTSPTSTTILCRNSSLGSPSNICGSPPGAIGKPHSLETIGFPPDSVTAAGSYKKAPGFEREDQVGAEYLKSFKCQKSRGDVLVHRKQIPWAVFILLCFPTHQILQCPEPAQAKMKSQSLEHRSQDQPLLQPKQDILGILPVGSPLTSSISSSITSSLAATPPSPAGTSSIPGMNANALPFYPTSDTVESVIESALDDLDLNEFGVAALEKTFDSSTVPHTSGIMIGGSLLQSSAPVNIPGSLGSSASFHSASPSPPVSLSSHFLHQPQGHLSQSENTFLGTSASHGSLGPGAAELARLRQELDEANGTIKQWEESWKQAKQACDAWKKEAEEANDRANTANMECELAREQREALELQVKKLQEELERIHTGQDPQFLRSFSDLETLSLSSLYTLQKQLRANLEKVDKAVFQMQSVKCLKCQEENRVVLPCQHAVLCETCAEEGECPICHPNRPHSLQS, from the exons TTACCTGAAGGAGTTCCGCACGGAGCAGTGCCCTCTCTTTGTGCAGCACAAGTGCACTCAGCACCGGCCCTACACTTGCTTCCACTGGCACTTTGTCAACCAGCGCCGTCGCAGGTCTATTCGCCGACGGGACGGTACATTCAACTACAGCCCTGACATTTACTGTACCAAGTATGACGAGACCACGGGAATCTGCCCGGAAGGAGATGA GTGTCCCTTCCTGCACAGAACTACTGGAGACACAGAGAGGAGGTATCACTTGCGCTACTACAAAACTGGAATCTGCATTCATGAGACAGACTCCAAGGGAAACTGCACAAAGAATGGAGTCCACTGTGCATTTGCTCACGGGCCCCATGACCTACGCTCTCCGGTGTACGACATCAG GGAGCTTCAGGCGATGGAGGCTTTGCAGAATGGTCAGACTACATCAGAAGGTGGCATAGAGGGTCAGTCTGCAGTTGCTGCTAGCCATGCTATGATAGAGAAGATACTCAGTGAGGAGCCGAGGTGGCAAG ATACAACATACGTGTTGGGAAATTACAAGACAGAGCAGTGTAAGAAACCCCCCCGTCTCTGTCGTCAGGGTTATGCCTGTCCCTACTACCACAAtagcaaagacagaagaagaagcccaagaaaacacaaatacag ATCTTCACCATGTCCCAGTGTGAAACATGGAGACGAGTGGGGAGATCCCAGTAAGTGTGAAAATGGAGACTCATGCCAATACTGTCACACTCGCACAGAGCAGCAGTTCCATCCAGAG ATCTACAAATCCACCAAGTGCAATGACATGCAGCAGTCTGGCAGCTGTCCCCGAGGACCCTTCTGTGCCTTTGCACACGTAGAAC AGCCTGCCCTCAGTGAGGATTTACAGCAGCCCTCGGCTGTGTCCAGCCCAACACAGACAGGCCCTGTGATGTACATGCCATCGGCAGCGGGCGATTCTGTTCCGGTCAGCCCCTCCAGCCCACACGCCCCAGACCTTAGCAAT GTGTGGAATAAATCAGGAACTCTGCCAACTAGCCCCACCTCCACCACA ATTCTTTGTAGGAACAGCAGTCTCGGAAGCCCATCTAATATATGTGGGTCTCCTCCTGGTGCCATTGGAAAGCCACACAGCTTGGAGACCATTGGTTTTCCTCCAGACTCAGTAACAGCAGCCGGCAGCTACAAGAAAGCACCGGGGTTTGAGCGAGAAGATCAGGTGGGGGCCGAATATTTGAAGAGTTTCAAATGCCAG AAGTCTAGGGGTGATGTCTTGGTTCATAGAAAACAAATTCCTTGGGCTGTTTtcatcctgctctgctttcccactCACCAGATTCTCCAGTGTCCAGAGCCAGCT CAGGCAAAAATGAAGTCCCAGTCCCTGGAACACAGGAGCCAGGACCAACCTTTGTTACAGCCCAAACAG GACATACTGGGTATTCTCCCAGTGGGGAGCCCGCTGACATCCAGCATCTCCTCTAGCATCACCTCCAGTCTGGCTGCGACGCCCCCGAGCCCTGCCGgcaccagcagcatcccaggcaTGAATGCCAATGCCCTTCCTTTCTACCCCACTAGTGACACCGTGGAGTCTGTCATCG AGTCTGCCTTGGATGACCTGGACCTGAATGAATTCGGAGTGGCTGCCCTGGAGAAGACATTTGACAGCAGCACAGTGCCCCACACAAGTGGCATCATGATAG GTGGGAGTTTGCTGCAAAGTTCCGCTCCTGTAAATATTCCCGGGTCCCTTGGAAGCTCTGCCTCCTTTCActctgcctctccttctccACCGGTCAGCCTCTCATCGCATTTCCTCCATCAGCCCCAGGGACACTTAAGCCAATCAGAAAACACATTCCTGGGGACATCTGCTTCTCATGGATCATTAG GTCCAGGTGCTGCGGAGCTGGCACGGCTACGACAAGAACTGGATGAAGCCAACGGCACAATAAAGCAGTGGGAAGAGTCTTGGAAACAAGCCAAACAG GCTTGTGATGCTTGgaaaaaggaggcagaggaagcAAATGATCGTGCCAACACAGCTAACATGGAATGTGAACTGGCCCGGGAGCAGAGGGAAGCCTTGGAGCTGCAAGTGAAGAaactgcaggaggagctggagaggatCCACACAGGCCAGGACCCTCAGTTTCTGCGTTCCTTCTCTGACCTGGAAACGCTGTCGCTTTCCTCACTCTACACGCTTCAGAAACAGCTGCGGGCAAACCTGGAGAAGGTTGATAAG GCGGTGTTTCAGATGCAGTCAGTGAAATGCCTGAAGTGTCAGGAGGAGAACCGAGTGGTGTTACCGTGCCAACATGCAGTGCTGTGCGAGACCTGCGCCGAGGAGGGCGAGTGCCCCATCTGCCATCCCAACCGGCCCCATTCTCTCCAGTCATGA
- the UNK gene encoding RING finger protein unkempt homolog isoform X6: MSKGPAAGGSAAAGPAGAASALQAQPEKPQHYTYLKEFRTEQCPLFVQHKCTQHRPYTCFHWHFVNQRRRRSIRRRDGTFNYSPDIYCTKYDETTGICPEGDECPFLHRTTGDTERRYHLRYYKTGICIHETDSKGNCTKNGVHCAFAHGPHDLRSPVYDIRELQAMEALQNGQTTSEGGIEGQSAVAASHAMIEKILSEEPRWQDTTYVLGNYKTEQCKKPPRLCRQGYACPYYHNSKDRRRSPRKHKYRSSPCPSVKHGDEWGDPSKCENGDSCQYCHTRTEQQFHPEIYKSTKCNDMQQSGSCPRGPFCAFAHVEQPALSEDLQQPSAVSSPTQTGPVMYMPSAAGDSVPVSPSSPHAPDLSNVWNKSGTLPTSPTSTTILCRNSSLGSPSNICGSPPGAIGKPHSLETIGFPPDSVTAAGSYKKAPGFEREDQVGAEYLKSFKCQQAKMKSQSLEHRSQDQPLLQPKQDILGILPVGSPLTSSISSSITSSLAATPPSPAGTSSIPGMNANALPFYPTSDTVESVIESALDDLDLNEFGVAALEKTFDSSTVPHTSGIMIGGSLLQSSAPVNIPGSLGSSASFHSASPSPPVSLSSHFLHQPQGHLSQSENTFLGTSASHGSLGLNGMNSSIWEHFASGSFSPSTSPAFLSGPGAAELARLRQELDEANGTIKQWEESWKQAKQACDAWKKEAEEANDRANTANMECELAREQREALELQVKKLQEELERIHTGQDPQFLRSFSDLETLSLSSLYTLQKQLRANLEKVDKAVFQMQSVKCLKCQEENRVVLPCQHAVLCETCAEEGECPICHPNRPHSLQS, translated from the exons TTACCTGAAGGAGTTCCGCACGGAGCAGTGCCCTCTCTTTGTGCAGCACAAGTGCACTCAGCACCGGCCCTACACTTGCTTCCACTGGCACTTTGTCAACCAGCGCCGTCGCAGGTCTATTCGCCGACGGGACGGTACATTCAACTACAGCCCTGACATTTACTGTACCAAGTATGACGAGACCACGGGAATCTGCCCGGAAGGAGATGA GTGTCCCTTCCTGCACAGAACTACTGGAGACACAGAGAGGAGGTATCACTTGCGCTACTACAAAACTGGAATCTGCATTCATGAGACAGACTCCAAGGGAAACTGCACAAAGAATGGAGTCCACTGTGCATTTGCTCACGGGCCCCATGACCTACGCTCTCCGGTGTACGACATCAG GGAGCTTCAGGCGATGGAGGCTTTGCAGAATGGTCAGACTACATCAGAAGGTGGCATAGAGGGTCAGTCTGCAGTTGCTGCTAGCCATGCTATGATAGAGAAGATACTCAGTGAGGAGCCGAGGTGGCAAG ATACAACATACGTGTTGGGAAATTACAAGACAGAGCAGTGTAAGAAACCCCCCCGTCTCTGTCGTCAGGGTTATGCCTGTCCCTACTACCACAAtagcaaagacagaagaagaagcccaagaaaacacaaatacag ATCTTCACCATGTCCCAGTGTGAAACATGGAGACGAGTGGGGAGATCCCAGTAAGTGTGAAAATGGAGACTCATGCCAATACTGTCACACTCGCACAGAGCAGCAGTTCCATCCAGAG ATCTACAAATCCACCAAGTGCAATGACATGCAGCAGTCTGGCAGCTGTCCCCGAGGACCCTTCTGTGCCTTTGCACACGTAGAAC AGCCTGCCCTCAGTGAGGATTTACAGCAGCCCTCGGCTGTGTCCAGCCCAACACAGACAGGCCCTGTGATGTACATGCCATCGGCAGCGGGCGATTCTGTTCCGGTCAGCCCCTCCAGCCCACACGCCCCAGACCTTAGCAAT GTGTGGAATAAATCAGGAACTCTGCCAACTAGCCCCACCTCCACCACA ATTCTTTGTAGGAACAGCAGTCTCGGAAGCCCATCTAATATATGTGGGTCTCCTCCTGGTGCCATTGGAAAGCCACACAGCTTGGAGACCATTGGTTTTCCTCCAGACTCAGTAACAGCAGCCGGCAGCTACAAGAAAGCACCGGGGTTTGAGCGAGAAGATCAGGTGGGGGCCGAATATTTGAAGAGTTTCAAATGCCAG CAGGCAAAAATGAAGTCCCAGTCCCTGGAACACAGGAGCCAGGACCAACCTTTGTTACAGCCCAAACAG GACATACTGGGTATTCTCCCAGTGGGGAGCCCGCTGACATCCAGCATCTCCTCTAGCATCACCTCCAGTCTGGCTGCGACGCCCCCGAGCCCTGCCGgcaccagcagcatcccaggcaTGAATGCCAATGCCCTTCCTTTCTACCCCACTAGTGACACCGTGGAGTCTGTCATCG AGTCTGCCTTGGATGACCTGGACCTGAATGAATTCGGAGTGGCTGCCCTGGAGAAGACATTTGACAGCAGCACAGTGCCCCACACAAGTGGCATCATGATAG GTGGGAGTTTGCTGCAAAGTTCCGCTCCTGTAAATATTCCCGGGTCCCTTGGAAGCTCTGCCTCCTTTCActctgcctctccttctccACCGGTCAGCCTCTCATCGCATTTCCTCCATCAGCCCCAGGGACACTTAAGCCAATCAGAAAACACATTCCTGGGGACATCTGCTTCTCATGGATCATTAG GTTTAAATGGGATGAACAGCAGCATATGGGAACACTTTGCTTCGGGGAGTTTTTCGCCCAGTACCTCACCTGCATTTCTGTCAGGTCCAGGTGCTGCGGAGCTGGCACGGCTACGACAAGAACTGGATGAAGCCAACGGCACAATAAAGCAGTGGGAAGAGTCTTGGAAACAAGCCAAACAG GCTTGTGATGCTTGgaaaaaggaggcagaggaagcAAATGATCGTGCCAACACAGCTAACATGGAATGTGAACTGGCCCGGGAGCAGAGGGAAGCCTTGGAGCTGCAAGTGAAGAaactgcaggaggagctggagaggatCCACACAGGCCAGGACCCTCAGTTTCTGCGTTCCTTCTCTGACCTGGAAACGCTGTCGCTTTCCTCACTCTACACGCTTCAGAAACAGCTGCGGGCAAACCTGGAGAAGGTTGATAAG GCGGTGTTTCAGATGCAGTCAGTGAAATGCCTGAAGTGTCAGGAGGAGAACCGAGTGGTGTTACCGTGCCAACATGCAGTGCTGTGCGAGACCTGCGCCGAGGAGGGCGAGTGCCCCATCTGCCATCCCAACCGGCCCCATTCTCTCCAGTCATGA